The Candidatus Hydrogenedentota bacterium genome includes the window TCCGCTCAGACGGATATGGACCTCTACGTGAAGTACGAGTTCCCCAAACAGGCCGAGAAACTCGTATCGGACTATGAGGAATCACTGCGCAAACTCCAGCGCGCGCGAAAACTGGCCGTGTCCAAACTGGCCCAGGCCGAGGCCAACCTCAACTCCGCCCAGGCCAGCTTCGAGCTCCAGAGCCGCAAGCGGGACGAGTTGAAGGAACAGATCGAGAAGTGTGTGATCCGCGCCACGAAACCTGGCCTGGTGGTCTATGGCGAAGGCAATCGGAGCTACTATCGCGACAACGACCGCATCGAAGAAGGCGCCACGGTGCGCGAGCGCCAGGTGATCATCACCATTCCCGATACAACCCAGATGACGGTCGAGGTGAAAGTACACGAGTCCTATGTGAAGAAAGTGGTGAAAGGCCAGAAGGCCCGGATCACGGTGGACGCTTTCCCGGATTCTCCGCTCACGGGCGAAGTTTTCCGAATTGCCGTGCTCCCCGATTCCCAGAACCGCTGGATGAACCCCGACCTCAAGGTGTACGCCACCACGATCACCATCGACGGCCAGCATGACTGGCTCAAGCCCGGCATGAGCGCCGAAGGCGAAATCATCATCGAAGTCCTCCAGGACGTTGTCAAAGTCCCCCTTCAGGCCGTGTCCCAGGAAGGAACAGAAACCGTCGTGTACGTCGCCAGCAACGGCATGGAACGGCGCAAGGTGGTCACCGGCTCCTTCGACACCTCCTTCATCGAAATCAAAGAGGGACTCGAGGCCGGCGAGGTGGTGGCGCTCCGCTCGCCGTCAAGCGGTGACTCCGACGAGAAAGAGGACGAATCCGGCGAGGACAAGGAAGAAAAGAAAGAGGACGAGGCACCGGCCGTGGAAGCCCCCAAGACGCCCGAGGCCGCGTAATGACGGTGGCCGTCTCCAGCATCGTCCGCCTCGAGAACGTCCGGAAGACCTATCAGATGGGCTCGGAAAGCCTTGACGCCCTGGGCGGGATCAACCTCGATATCCTCGAGGGGGACTACTGCGCGATCATGGGCCCTTCCGGTTGCGGGAAATCCACCATGCTCAACATTCTGGGCTGTCTGGATCGTCCCACTTCGGGGCATTACATACTGGGCGATACGGATGTCTCTCAGATGCCGGACGACGACCTGTCCGAGATTCGCGGCGCGCGCCTGGGCTTCATCTTCCAGTCCTACAACCTGATCCAGCAACTTACCGTGCTGGAGAATATTGAAGTACCCCTGTACTATCAGGGAATCCCTCAGGAAGTCTGCCGCGAAATAGCCGAGGAGATGGCGGAGAAAGTGGGGCTGGGGCACCGCCTCAACCATAAGCCCTTTGAGCTTTCCGGCGGCCAGCAGCAGCGCGTGGGCATCGCCCGCGCCCTGGTCAACGACCCCATCGTCCTGCTGGCGGACGAGCCCACGGGCAATCTGGACTCGCGATCGGGCGCCGAAATTCTGGGGCTCTTCGACGAGCTCCATCAGCAGGGAAAGACCATCATCATGGTGACCCACGACGACGAGATCGGCCGGCGTTCCCAGCGGGTGATCCGCCTCCGCGACGGCCTGGTCGAGCGGGATATCCGCAATGGATAGGCGGCTCGCCGGAAGGCACAGCACCAGCCCTTTTGCACCCGTGCGCCTTAAGCGCACGATAATCCTGGGCTTCAAGAGTCTCTGGCTGCACCGCCTCCGTTCCCTGCTGACCGTGCTCGGCATCGTATTCGGCGTCTGCTCCGTGATCGCCATGCTGGCCGTGGGGGAGGGGGC containing:
- a CDS encoding ABC transporter ATP-binding protein, which encodes MTVAVSSIVRLENVRKTYQMGSESLDALGGINLDILEGDYCAIMGPSGCGKSTMLNILGCLDRPTSGHYILGDTDVSQMPDDDLSEIRGARLGFIFQSYNLIQQLTVLENIEVPLYYQGIPQEVCREIAEEMAEKVGLGHRLNHKPFELSGGQQQRVGIARALVNDPIVLLADEPTGNLDSRSGAEILGLFDELHQQGKTIIMVTHDDEIGRRSQRVIRLRDGLVERDIRNG